A window of Rissa tridactyla isolate bRisTri1 unplaced genomic scaffold, bRisTri1.patW.cur.20221130 scaffold_689, whole genome shotgun sequence contains these coding sequences:
- the CNGA4 gene encoding cyclic nucleotide-gated cation channel alpha-4 — MHGLSSRLSQRWVRPQLRGATGLIATAKPGTDTGHAGGAATPRSWTLDPSGDWYYWWISVMALPVLYNWIVIVCRSCFPALQEQHAGLWLGLDALSDAFYLLDMAVRLHTAFLEDGILVRDRGRIRRRYLRSWCFPWDVAAVLPTDLLYLRLGPAAPAVRANRCLRAPRLFEAFDRRETRTGHPNAFRVAKLMLYVFVAIHWYGCLYFALSARLGLGTDAWVCPNASRPGFARPLRQYLHSFYFSTLVLATVGDTPEPRREEEFLFVTAGFLLAVLGFATITGSIGSVISNMNAADAVFYPDPEPVRRYLRSRGAGDRLARRVASWHQHLRAQRKLPAERAVLRHLPRGLRAEVAAGVHLPALRRVGLFQSWERGVLRQLVLRLRPQVFGPGEFVCRRGDVGREMYFVREGRLAVLAEDGVTQLAVLGEGLYFGEISLINIKGNTSGNRRTANIMSIGYSDLFCLSKEDLAEVLAEFPSARAMMEAKGRQLLLSMGKLDVHAEAAAEAAAAEAERRVQGLERALEELQRRAARLLAQLESGAFKLELRVQRLEGRLRRRPRGVQGPTMPQGPSRGQGPAGGWGPTGVQGPTRAQGPPGAQGPTGAQGPIGVQGPSRTQGPPRVPGPPRAQGLSRVQGPSRVQGPTVPRGPTLGPRPAGGWGPTRVQGLSGVQGPTRVQGPISVQGPSGIQGPSGAQGTPRSQGPTRGHPRRAATGAGTAR, encoded by the exons ATGCACGGCCTCAGCTCCCGGCTGTCCCAGCGCTGGGTTCGGCCGCAGCTGCGCGGTGCCACCGGGCTTATCGCCACGGCCAAGCCTGGCACCGACACCGGCCACGCCGGAGG CGCCGCCACCCCCCGCAGCTGGACGCTGGACCCCTCCGGAGACTGGTATTACTGGTGGATCAGCGTCATGGCGCTGCCCGTCCTCTACAACTGGATCGTCATCGTCTGCAG GTCCTGCTTCCCGGCCCTGCAGGAGCAGCACGCGGGGCTGTGGCTCGGCCTGGACGCTCTCAGCGATGCGTTCTACCTGCTGGACATGGCCGTGCGCCTCCACACTG CCTTCCTGGAGGATGGAATCCTGGTGCGGGACCGCGGCCGCATCCGGCGGCGCTACCTGCGCTCCTGGTGCTTCCCCTGGGACGTGGCGGCGGTGCTGCCCACCGACCTGCTCTACCTGCGCCTGGGGCCGGCGGCGCCGGCAGTGCGCGCCAACCGCTGCCTGCGGGCGCCGCGGCTCTTCGAGGCCTTCGACCGCCGGGAGACGCGCACGGGTCACCCCAACGCCTTCCGCGTGGCCAAGCTGATGCTCTACGTCTTCGTGGCCATCCACTGGTATGGTTGCCTCTACTTCGCCCTCTCGgcccggctggggctgggcacCGACGCTTGGGTCTGCCCCAACGCCAGCCGCCCCGGCTTCGCCCGCCCGCTGCGGCAGTACCTCCACAGCTTCTACTTCTCCACCCTCGTCCTGGCCACCGTGGGCGACACGCCGGAGCCGCGGCGCGAGGAGGAGTTCCTCTTCGTCACCGCCGGCTTCCTCCTGGCCGTGCTGGGCTTCGCCACCATCACGGGCAGCATCGGCTCCGTCATCTCCAACATGAACGCGGCCGACGCCGTCTTCTACCCCGACCCGGAGCCAGTGCGGCGCTACCTGCGCTCGCGGGGGGCGGGGGACCGGCTGGCGCGACGGGTGGCCAGCTGGCACCAGCACCTGCGGGCGCAGCGCAAGCTGCCGGCGGAGCGGGCGGTGCTGCGGCACCtgccgcgggggctgcgggccgAGGTGGCGGCCGGCGTCCACCTGCCGGCCTTGCGCCGCGTCGGCCTCTTCCAGAGCTGGGAGCGGGGCGTCCTGCGGCAGCTGGTGCTGCGCCTGCGCCCCCAGGTCTTCGGCCCCGGCGAGTTCGTCTGCCGCCGCGGCGACGTGGGGCGCGAGATGTACTTTGTCCGCGAGGGCCGGCTGGCCGTGCTGGCCGAGGACGGCGTCACGCAGCTCGCCGTCCTGGGCGAGGGGCTCTACTTCGGGGAGATCAGCCTCATCAACATCAAAG gGAACACCTCGGGGAACCGGCGCACGGCCAACATCATGAGCATTGGCTACTCCgacctcttctgcctctccaagGAGGACTTGGCGGAGGTGCTGGCCGAGTTCCCCAGCGCCCGGGCCATGATGGAGGCCAAGGGCCGccagctgctgctcagcatgGGCAAGCTGGACGTGCAcgccgaggcggcggcggaggcggcggcggcggaggccgAGCGGCGGGTGCAGGGCCTGGAGCGGgccctggaggagctgcagaggcGGGCGGCACGGCTGCTGGCGCAGCTGGAGTCCGGCGCCTTCAAGCTGGAGTTGCGCGTCCAGCGCCTCGAggggcggctccggcggcggccgcg CGGGGTGCAAGGTCCCACGATGCCACAGGGTCCTTCCCGGGGACAAGGTCCTGCTGGAGGATGgggtcccactggggtgcagggtcctACCAGGGCGCAGGGTCCCCCTGGTGCACAAGGTCCCACCGGGGCACAGGGTCCCATCGGTGTGCAGGGTCCCAGCAGGACACAAGGTCCCCCCAGGGTGCCGGGACCCCCCAGGGCGCAGGGTCTCAGCAGGGTGCAGGGTCCCAGCAGGGTGCAGGGTCCCACAGTGCCACGGGGTCCTACCTTAGGACCACGTCCTGCTGGAGGATGGGGTCCCACCAGGGTGCAGGGTCTCAGCGGGGTGCAAGGTCCCACCAGGGTGCAGGGTCCCATCAGTGTGCAAGGTCCCAGTGGGATACAGGGTCCCAGTGGGGCACAAGGTACCCCCAGGTCACAGGGTCCCACCAGG GGGCACCCGCGGAGAGCAGCCACGGGTGCCGGCACCGCTCGGTGA
- the CCKBR gene encoding gastrin/cholecystokinin type B receptor has product MDPRRLNESLQELLCRPGNGSATGTGPATGTGAAGNGSACDLLRRGLRGPPAPKDLDLTVRVLLYALIFLLSVCGNALVVAVLLLNRRLRTVTNSFLLSLALSDLMLALCCMPFTLVPNLMGTFVFGEAVCKLMAYLMGVSVSVSTFSLVAIAIERYSAICNPLQSRVWQTRSHACRVIASTWLFSALLMLPYAVYSTTRALPARGARPPLSQCTHDWPSEQVRQAWYVLLLLVLFFIPGVVMIVAYGLISRELYRGIRFELDIKGEAGAQRNGGGEPAPACDEGDGCYLQLSRPGGALELRALGAAGAQQERARINSSEAKLVAKRRVIRMLVVIVAMFFLCWLPIFTANTWRAFAPRAAQRALSGTPISFIHLLSYTSACANPLIYCFMNRRFRKAFLATCAGCRRACPRRPPEEEVAAANTSLSKFSYTTVSSLGPP; this is encoded by the exons ATGGACCCCCGGCGCCTCAACGAGtcgctgcaggagctgctttgCCGCCCCGGGAACGGCTCCGCcaccggcaccggccccgccACCGGCACCGGCGCCGCCGGCAACGGCTCCGCTTGCGACCTCCTCCGCCGGGGCCTCCGCGGGCCCCCGGCACCCAAAG ACCTGGACCTGACGGTGCGCGTCCTGCTGTACGCGCTGATCTTCCTGCTGAGCGTCTGCGGGAACGCCCTGGtggtggccgtgctgctgctgaacCGCCGCCTGCGCACCGTCACCAActccttcctgctctccctggcGCTCAGCGACCTGATGCTGGCGCTCTGCTGCATGCCCTTCACCCTCGTCCCCAACCTCATGGGCACCTTCGTCTTCGGAGAGGCCGTCTGCAAGCTCATGGCCTACCTCATGG GCGTCTCCGTCTCGGTGTCCACCTTCAGCCTGGTGGCCATCGCCATCGAGCGGTACAGTGCCATCTGCAACCCGCTGCAGTCCCGCGTCTGGCAGACGCGCTCGCACGCCTGCCGGGTCATCGCCAGCACCTGGCTCTTCTCGGCGCTGCTCATGCTGCCCTACGCCGTCTACAGCACCACGCGCGCCCTGCCcgcccgcggcgcccgcccgcccctcaGCCAGTGCACCCACGACTGGCCCAGCGAGCAGGTCCGGCAGGCCTG GTACGTGCTGCTGCTCCTCGTCCTCTTCTTCATCCCGGGCGTGGTGATGATCGTGGCGTACGGGCTCATCTCCCGCGAGCTCTACCGCGGCATCCGCTTCGAGCTGGACATCAAGGGGGAGGCTGGAG CCCAGCGCaacggcggcggggagccggcgCCCGCCTGCGACGAAGGGGACGGCTGCTACCTGCAGCTCTCCCGGCCGGGGGGCGCGCTGGAGCTGCGGGCGTTGGGCGCGGCGGGGGCGCAGCAGGAGCGGGCCCGCATCAACAGCTCGGAGGCGAAGCTGGTGGCCAAGCGCCGCGTCATCCGCATGCTGGTGGTCATCGTGGCCATGTTCTTCCTCTGCTGGCTGCCCATCTTCACCGCCAACACCTGGCGCGCCTTCGCCCCCCGGGCGGCCCAGCGGGCGCTCTCGGGGACCCCCATCTCCTTCATCCACCTCCTCTCCTACACCTCCGCCTGCGCCAACCCCCTCATCTACTGCTTCATGAACCGCCGCTTCCGCAaggccttcctggccacctgcGCCGGCTGCCGCCGCGcctgcccccgccgcccgcccgagGAGGAGGTGGCCGCCGCCAACACCTCGCTCTCCAAGTTCAGCTACACCACCGTCAGCAGCCTCGGGCCCCCCTGA
- the TIMM10B gene encoding mitochondrial import inner membrane translocase subunit Tim10 B isoform X2, with amino-acid sequence MTELCFRHCVSNLNYRLLTGSEEQCLDGCAGKLVHANHRLMRAYVALMPSIMQRRVADYEASVASTGQGPALDGAGGAGPAPDPPAAPGPGGPSQGAPGSGT; translated from the exons ATGACCGAGCTCTGCTTCCGGCACTGCGTTTCTAACCTCAACTACCGGCTGCTCACCGGGAGCGAG GAGCAGTGCCTGGATGGTTGCGCCGGGAAGCTGGTCCATGCCAACCACCGCCTGATGCGCGCCTACGTGGCGCTGATGCCCTCCATCATGCAGCGCCGCGTCGCCGACTACGAGGCCAGCGTGGCATCCACGGGCCAGGGACCGGCcctggatggggctgggggagctggacCCGCTCCCGACCCGCCGGCGGCTCCGGGCCCTGGTGGACCCTCGCAAGGGGCTCCAGGCAGCGGCACGTAG
- the TIMM10B gene encoding mitochondrial import inner membrane translocase subunit Tim10 B isoform X1: MDPAAEHQQQLRSLRDFLLVYNRMTELCFRHCVSNLNYRLLTGSEEQCLDGCAGKLVHANHRLMRAYVALMPSIMQRRVADYEASVASTGQGPALDGAGGAGPAPDPPAAPGPGGPSQGAPGSGT, translated from the exons ATGGACCCGGCGGCGgagcaccagcagcagcttcGCAGC ctgcgggatttcctgctggtCTACAACCGGATGACCGAGCTCTGCTTCCGGCACTGCGTTTCTAACCTCAACTACCGGCTGCTCACCGGGAGCGAG GAGCAGTGCCTGGATGGTTGCGCCGGGAAGCTGGTCCATGCCAACCACCGCCTGATGCGCGCCTACGTGGCGCTGATGCCCTCCATCATGCAGCGCCGCGTCGCCGACTACGAGGCCAGCGTGGCATCCACGGGCCAGGGACCGGCcctggatggggctgggggagctggacCCGCTCCCGACCCGCCGGCGGCTCCGGGCCCTGGTGGACCCTCGCAAGGGGCTCCAGGCAGCGGCACGTAG